The following coding sequences are from one Paenibacillus stellifer window:
- a CDS encoding 2Fe-2S iron-sulfur cluster-binding protein — MKPQHVSPITFLPSGKSANVPNGVTILDAARRAGIHIATRCGGKAGCLMCKVHIEDGSASSLSPPGEAERRKLGGLLDDGIRLACQAKLAGEAVVSVPEDPLKAAIRKRLEEAKKGEEDRLW; from the coding sequence TTGAAACCGCAACATGTCTCTCCCATAACGTTTCTGCCCTCGGGAAAAAGCGCAAATGTGCCAAACGGTGTTACGATTCTGGACGCCGCGCGGCGGGCGGGCATACATATCGCAACACGCTGCGGAGGCAAAGCCGGCTGTTTGATGTGCAAGGTTCATATAGAAGACGGGTCGGCGTCTTCTCTTAGCCCTCCAGGAGAGGCCGAACGGCGGAAGCTGGGCGGACTGCTGGATGACGGAATCCGTCTTGCCTGCCAGGCCAAACTTGCAGGAGAAGCGGTCGTGAGCGTTCCGGAAGACCCGCTCAAGGCCGCCATCCGCAAGAGGCTGGAGGAGGCCAAGAAGGGCGAAGAGGACCGCTTATGGTGA
- a CDS encoding CheR family methyltransferase: MLPERELTAADPDYIGFIQSVNKSTGIDLSQYKEAQMKRRLTTLRTKNGYRTFADFYSAMMKDKELFYEFLDRMTINVSEFWRNPNRWEVLRDVILPELLTRSKRLKLWSAACSTGEEPYTLATILADKKILADCSIVASDIDDGALAKAKQGLYLERSLKDVPRDVVSRYFTPQGAMYEISDTFKKNIDFRKQNLLLDKFDTGFDLIICRNVMIYFTEEAKDKLYHKFSASLRPGGYLFVGSTEQIFTPGKYGFESTETFFYRKK; this comes from the coding sequence ATGTTGCCTGAACGCGAACTGACAGCGGCGGACCCGGATTACATCGGATTTATTCAAAGTGTCAACAAAAGCACGGGCATAGACCTGTCGCAGTACAAGGAAGCCCAGATGAAGCGGCGGCTTACAACGCTCCGCACGAAGAACGGATACCGCACCTTCGCGGACTTCTACTCCGCCATGATGAAGGACAAAGAGCTGTTCTACGAGTTCCTGGACCGGATGACAATTAACGTCTCCGAGTTCTGGCGCAACCCCAACCGGTGGGAAGTGCTGCGCGATGTAATCCTTCCGGAGCTTCTGACCCGCAGCAAGCGGCTTAAGCTGTGGAGCGCGGCCTGTTCGACCGGCGAAGAGCCTTACACGCTCGCTACTATACTGGCAGACAAAAAAATCCTCGCGGACTGCAGCATCGTGGCAAGCGACATTGACGACGGAGCGCTGGCGAAGGCCAAGCAGGGATTGTACCTGGAGCGTTCGCTTAAGGATGTCCCGCGGGATGTCGTGTCCCGGTATTTCACACCGCAGGGCGCCATGTACGAGATCAGCGATACGTTCAAGAAGAATATTGATTTCCGCAAGCAGAACCTGCTGCTGGACAAGTTTGACACCGGCTTTGATCTCATTATCTGCCGGAACGTTATGATCTACTTCACCGAAGAAGCGAAGGATAAGCTGTATCACAAATTTTCGGCCAGTCTCCGCCCGGGCGGATATTTGTTCGTCGGCAGCACGGAGCAGATTTTTACACCGGGCAAGTACGGATTCGAATCGACGGAGACTTTCTTCTACCGCAAAAAATAA
- a CDS encoding NAD(P)H-dependent glycerol-3-phosphate dehydrogenase → MSDKVALLVAGSWGTALATVLAANHPQVHMWTRNPGQAEEINLKHTNDHYLPGIVLPDNIVATTSMEEAVTGAKAVVIVAPSSGMREVSRSLKAYWKEDMLCVHATKGFETETMKRMSTVIAEELGCDEGRIVVLSGPSHAEEVVRHCPTTVVVASQSEKEAVRAQDLFMNNDFRVYTNRDLVGVELAGALKNIIALGAGMSDGLGYGDNAKAALITRGIAEISRIGQELGANPMTFAGLAGIGDLVVTATSQHSRNWRAGSMLGQGCPLQEVLDSMGMVVEGIRTTQAAYSIATKLGVQMPITDQIYHVLFQGRSPRDAVEALMGRDPKAELEKITQETWEQWHT, encoded by the coding sequence TTGTCTGACAAAGTAGCCCTGCTGGTTGCGGGCAGTTGGGGAACGGCTCTTGCCACTGTCCTGGCGGCTAATCATCCACAGGTCCATATGTGGACGCGCAATCCCGGCCAAGCTGAAGAAATCAACCTCAAGCATACAAATGATCATTATCTTCCCGGCATTGTTCTTCCGGACAATATTGTGGCTACAACCTCGATGGAGGAAGCGGTAACCGGCGCCAAAGCCGTTGTGATCGTCGCTCCGTCGTCGGGGATGCGTGAGGTAAGCCGCAGCCTGAAAGCGTACTGGAAGGAAGACATGCTGTGCGTGCATGCGACCAAGGGCTTCGAGACTGAGACGATGAAGCGGATGTCGACCGTAATCGCGGAGGAGCTTGGCTGTGATGAAGGACGAATCGTCGTCCTCTCAGGTCCAAGCCATGCGGAGGAAGTCGTCCGCCACTGTCCGACAACCGTTGTAGTCGCTTCGCAGAGCGAGAAGGAAGCCGTAAGAGCCCAGGATTTGTTCATGAACAATGATTTCCGGGTCTATACGAACCGGGATCTCGTTGGCGTGGAGCTGGCCGGAGCCTTGAAAAATATTATCGCCCTTGGAGCGGGAATGTCTGACGGCCTCGGTTATGGAGACAACGCCAAAGCGGCGCTGATCACGCGCGGCATCGCCGAGATTTCCCGGATTGGCCAGGAACTGGGGGCTAATCCCATGACCTTTGCCGGTCTGGCCGGTATCGGAGACCTGGTGGTAACGGCGACGAGCCAGCACAGCCGCAACTGGCGGGCGGGCTCAATGCTCGGTCAAGGCTGTCCTCTGCAAGAGGTGCTCGACTCCATGGGAATGGTTGTCGAAGGGATTCGCACGACTCAAGCGGCCTATTCCATTGCGACCAAGCTTGGCGTGCAGATGCCGATTACGGATCAGATCTACCATGTGCTGTTTCAGGGACGCAGCCCCCGGGACGCCGTAGAGGCTCTGATGGGACGCGATCCCAAAGCGGAACTGGAGAAGATCACCCAGGAAACCTGGGAGCAGTGGCATACTTGA
- a CDS encoding heptaprenyl diphosphate synthase component 1, with product MKPYRIPQLAKSYTDYDMIRRHTELPPLSDARGSLLYTFLNHASRRQPDAELYALVTALVQLGLDTHESVDEAGSRNEEAMRSRQLKVLAGDFFSSWFYRLLAGGGEIGMVGSLSAAIANFNVLKAQMYIKAKELMFTAEAYLQSALQLNMSLFLSFTPLIDQTLVEPWRRLLAEFTQCETVALELKRGELPELGLEGYSFWHLLESGTEEERRQLRERKLENKDWKKLKMKYKCDSLLTDKLHQAIDAIQEVLKELKDEMLIRELRTTLDRFLLQHKISGLAAGEA from the coding sequence ATGAAACCGTACCGCATACCGCAACTGGCTAAATCTTATACGGACTACGACATGATCCGGCGGCATACGGAACTGCCGCCGCTTTCGGACGCCCGCGGATCTTTACTCTACACTTTTCTGAACCATGCCTCCCGCAGGCAGCCGGACGCTGAGCTGTACGCACTCGTAACCGCACTGGTGCAGCTCGGACTGGATACGCATGAGTCCGTTGACGAAGCCGGGTCCCGGAATGAGGAGGCCATGCGCTCCCGCCAGCTGAAGGTGCTGGCCGGCGATTTTTTCAGCAGCTGGTTCTATCGTCTGCTTGCAGGCGGCGGAGAAATCGGCATGGTTGGCTCTCTCAGCGCAGCCATCGCCAATTTCAACGTACTGAAGGCTCAGATGTATATCAAAGCCAAGGAACTGATGTTTACTGCCGAAGCCTACTTGCAGAGTGCGCTTCAGCTCAACATGAGCTTGTTCCTGTCTTTTACACCCTTGATTGATCAGACACTCGTGGAGCCTTGGCGCAGGCTGCTGGCGGAATTTACCCAGTGCGAGACTGTTGCCCTGGAACTGAAGCGGGGAGAATTGCCGGAACTGGGGCTTGAAGGCTATAGTTTTTGGCATCTGCTCGAATCGGGCACCGAGGAAGAAAGACGGCAGCTGCGGGAGCGGAAGCTGGAGAACAAAGACTGGAAGAAGCTGAAGATGAAGTATAAATGCGATTCCCTGCTTACCGACAAGCTGCATCAGGCGATTGATGCCATTCAAGAGGTGCTTAAGGAACTCAAGGATGAGATGCTGATCCGGGAGCTGCGGACTACGCTAGACCGCTTTCTTCTGCAGCATAAAATTTCGGGACTAGCCGCGGGGGAGGCCTAA
- the ndk gene encoding nucleoside-diphosphate kinase, which translates to MEKTFLMIKPDGVQRGLIGRIVARLEDKGFKLVAAKLTLVTEEQAKRHYAEHEGKDFFPGLISFITSGPVFAMVWEADDVIALSRLLIGKTKVGEALPGTIRGDFASHTPLNLIHGSDSPESAEREIANFFAPGELNDYNKAIAAWT; encoded by the coding sequence ATGGAAAAGACGTTTTTGATGATCAAACCTGACGGCGTGCAGCGTGGATTGATCGGCCGTATCGTAGCCCGTTTGGAGGACAAGGGCTTCAAGCTTGTCGCTGCCAAACTGACATTGGTCACCGAGGAGCAAGCCAAACGGCACTATGCCGAGCATGAAGGCAAGGATTTCTTTCCGGGACTTATCTCTTTTATTACGTCAGGTCCTGTGTTCGCCATGGTTTGGGAAGCCGATGATGTCATTGCTTTGTCCCGTCTGCTGATCGGAAAGACCAAGGTAGGCGAAGCGCTGCCCGGTACGATCCGCGGCGATTTTGCCAGCCATACGCCTCTCAACCTGATTCACGGATCGGATTCACCCGAGAGCGCAGAAAGAGAAATCGCGAACTTCTTCGCTCCCGGCGAACTGAATGATTACAACAAAGCTATTGCGGCCTGGACCTGA
- a CDS encoding UbiX family flavin prenyltransferase yields the protein MNITNSKGFVVGITGASGAVYGVRLTENLLSLGFPVHLVISNAGWRVIKEELGWDVTDREGVLNQRFGGLQGTLEYHPIADIGASIASGSFRTHGMIIMPCSMGTLSAVANGSSDNLMTRAADVMLKEGRPLVLVPRETPLHAIHLENMLKLSRLGVRMIPAMPAFYFGPQSLEDMVDFMVGKVLDSFGIDHALFRRWGE from the coding sequence ATGAATATAACGAACTCCAAAGGCTTTGTCGTCGGAATAACGGGGGCCAGCGGAGCGGTGTACGGCGTTCGCCTTACCGAGAATCTGCTGTCGCTAGGTTTCCCCGTCCATCTGGTCATCAGCAATGCGGGCTGGCGGGTAATCAAGGAAGAGCTGGGCTGGGATGTAACCGACCGTGAGGGAGTCCTGAATCAGCGCTTCGGCGGCTTGCAGGGGACTCTAGAGTATCATCCGATTGCGGACATTGGCGCCTCTATCGCGAGCGGCTCGTTCCGGACGCATGGCATGATCATCATGCCGTGCTCCATGGGCACGCTCTCGGCGGTGGCGAACGGCTCGTCGGACAATCTCATGACCCGGGCGGCGGATGTGATGCTCAAGGAAGGACGCCCGCTAGTACTCGTTCCCCGCGAGACGCCGCTGCATGCCATCCATTTGGAAAATATGCTGAAACTGTCCCGGCTGGGCGTGCGGATGATTCCGGCCATGCCAGCTTTTTATTTCGGGCCGCAGAGTCTGGAGGACATGGTCGACTTCATGGTCGGCAAGGTGCTGGACAGCTTCGGGATCGATCACGCATTATTCCGCAGATGGGGAGAGTGA
- a CDS encoding polyprenyl synthetase family protein produces MKRLQMFGLLNRDMEALEKELYRSVQGDDALLEETSLHLLKAGGKRLRPVFVLMGGKFGRYDLDKLKRVAIPLELIHSASLVHDDVIDDADTRRGEPTVKAKWGDKIAMYTGDYIYAKALGITAELPNPRIHQILSKAMVEMSVGEMEQIRDFFNSEQSVRHYLRRIRRKTALLIAISCQLGALAAEAPTEAARLLYSYGYNVGMAFQIRDDLLDLSGTEKQIGKPPGSDMRQGNITLPVIYTLQDSRLRSQLLEELELIRSGRATVGRAIDLILSGEGISRSEELASRYINKALHVLDQLPSNRTKGNLREIAYFVTGRAY; encoded by the coding sequence ATGAAACGACTGCAAATGTTCGGTCTGCTGAACCGGGATATGGAAGCGCTGGAGAAGGAGCTGTACCGTAGCGTTCAGGGAGATGACGCGCTTCTTGAGGAGACATCGCTGCATCTCTTGAAGGCAGGCGGCAAACGGCTTCGCCCTGTCTTCGTGCTGATGGGCGGCAAATTCGGCCGCTACGACCTTGACAAGCTGAAGCGGGTCGCCATTCCGCTTGAGCTGATTCACAGCGCGTCGCTGGTCCACGACGACGTCATCGACGACGCTGACACACGGCGCGGCGAGCCGACTGTCAAAGCCAAATGGGGAGACAAAATCGCCATGTACACCGGCGATTATATCTATGCCAAGGCGCTGGGTATCACCGCCGAGCTGCCGAATCCCCGGATCCACCAGATTCTGTCGAAGGCGATGGTCGAAATGTCTGTCGGCGAAATGGAGCAGATCCGCGATTTCTTTAACAGCGAGCAGAGCGTCCGCCATTATTTGCGGCGCATCCGCCGCAAGACGGCGCTCCTGATCGCCATCAGCTGCCAGCTCGGCGCCCTTGCCGCCGAAGCGCCCACGGAGGCGGCGCGGCTGCTGTACAGCTATGGCTACAACGTAGGCATGGCCTTCCAGATCCGCGATGATCTGCTCGACCTCTCGGGAACCGAGAAGCAGATCGGGAAGCCGCCGGGGAGTGATATGCGCCAAGGCAACATCACACTTCCGGTGATCTACACCCTGCAGGACAGCCGGCTTCGTTCGCAGCTTCTGGAGGAACTGGAACTGATCCGTTCGGGCCGCGCCACTGTGGGCCGCGCCATCGATCTGATCCTTTCCGGAGAAGGGATTTCCCGGTCAGAAGAACTGGCCTCCCGTTATATCAACAAGGCGCTGCATGTGCTCGATCAGCTTCCAAGCAACCGAACCAAAGGGAATTTGCGCGAGATTGCTTATTTTGTGACAGGGAGAGCTTATTGA
- the spoIVA gene encoding stage IV sporulation protein A, with the protein MEKVDIFKDIAERTGGDIYLGVVGAVRTGKSTFIKRFMETIVLPNITSEADRVRAVDELPQSAAGKTIMTTEPKFVPNNAVQIKVAEGLEVNVRLVDCVGYAVEGAKGYEDENGPRMISTPWFEEPIPFQEAAEIGTRKVIQEHSTLGVVVTTDGSVAEIPRGSYVESEERVVAELKEVGKPFVLVINSTHPKAEETQSLRSELAAKYDIPVMTLSAATMSEDDVTGVLREVLYEFPVHEVNVNLPSWVMVLPENHWLRSSYENSVRDTVKDIRRLRDVDRLVSQFTEYDFIDRAGLSGMNMGQGVAEIDLFAPEELYDRVLMEVVGVEIRGKDHLLQLMQEFAHAKREYDRFSEALEMVKTTGYGIAAPSLAEMALDEPELIRQGTRFGVRLKATAPSIHMIRVDVESEFSPIIGTEKQSEELVRYLMQDFENDPIKIWESDIFGRSLHSIVREGIQGKIAMMPDNARYKLQETLGRIINEGSGGLIAIIL; encoded by the coding sequence TTGGAAAAAGTGGATATTTTCAAGGACATTGCCGAACGTACCGGCGGGGACATCTATCTGGGAGTCGTCGGCGCGGTCCGCACAGGTAAATCAACGTTTATCAAACGCTTTATGGAAACGATCGTCCTGCCCAACATTACGAGCGAGGCGGACCGCGTCCGCGCAGTGGATGAGCTGCCTCAAAGCGCAGCCGGCAAGACGATCATGACCACGGAACCCAAATTTGTTCCTAACAACGCGGTGCAGATCAAGGTGGCAGAGGGTCTGGAAGTGAATGTCCGGCTCGTCGACTGTGTCGGGTATGCGGTTGAGGGAGCGAAGGGATATGAGGATGAGAACGGTCCCCGGATGATCTCCACTCCGTGGTTCGAGGAGCCGATTCCGTTCCAGGAAGCGGCCGAGATCGGCACGCGCAAGGTAATCCAGGAGCATTCGACGCTTGGCGTTGTCGTCACGACCGACGGCAGCGTTGCGGAAATTCCGCGCGGCTCGTATGTTGAATCGGAAGAACGGGTTGTTGCGGAGCTGAAGGAAGTCGGCAAGCCCTTCGTCCTGGTAATCAACTCCACGCATCCCAAAGCCGAGGAGACTCAGTCGCTGCGCAGCGAACTGGCAGCCAAATATGATATACCGGTAATGACGCTCAGCGCGGCTACCATGAGCGAGGATGACGTAACCGGCGTGCTGCGCGAAGTGCTCTATGAATTCCCGGTTCATGAAGTGAATGTGAATCTGCCGAGCTGGGTCATGGTGCTTCCGGAGAATCACTGGCTGCGGAGCAGCTATGAGAATTCGGTCCGTGATACGGTCAAGGATATCCGCCGCCTGCGTGATGTCGACCGGCTCGTCTCCCAGTTCACCGAGTACGATTTCATCGACAGAGCGGGACTTAGCGGCATGAACATGGGCCAGGGCGTCGCCGAGATCGATCTGTTCGCTCCGGAAGAGCTGTATGACCGGGTGCTGATGGAAGTCGTAGGCGTCGAGATCCGGGGCAAGGACCACCTGCTTCAACTGATGCAGGAATTCGCACATGCCAAGCGGGAATACGACCGGTTCTCCGAAGCGCTGGAGATGGTCAAGACGACCGGTTACGGCATCGCTGCACCGTCCCTGGCTGAGATGGCGCTCGACGAACCGGAGCTGATCCGGCAGGGAACGCGTTTCGGTGTACGCCTGAAGGCGACGGCTCCTTCGATCCATATGATCCGCGTCGATGTCGAATCGGAGTTCTCGCCGATCATCGGCACCGAGAAGCAGAGTGAGGAGCTGGTCCGCTATTTGATGCAGGATTTCGAGAACGATCCGATCAAGATCTGGGAGTCGGATATATTCGGCCGCTCGCTGCACAGCATCGTCCGGGAAGGCATCCAGGGCAAAATCGCAATGATGCCCGACAACGCGCGCTACAAGCTGCAGGAGACGCTGGGACGCATCATCAACGAGGGCTCCGGCGGACTGATCGCCATCATTCTCTAA
- a CDS encoding stage VI sporulation protein F gives MSRNFSKDALNAINKKTGKNITEGAVKKLASTVKPGTLQSDAQLRQLIKQVSAMAKVPVSEDTVKEIIQAVKKTGSNPSGIEGLMKLMIKK, from the coding sequence ATGAGCCGAAATTTTTCCAAGGATGCCTTGAACGCCATCAATAAGAAGACGGGCAAAAACATCACGGAAGGTGCTGTCAAGAAGCTGGCAAGCACGGTCAAGCCGGGAACGCTGCAGAGTGATGCCCAGCTCCGCCAATTGATCAAGCAGGTCTCCGCCATGGCCAAGGTGCCGGTCAGCGAGGACACGGTCAAGGAAATCATTCAAGCGGTGAAGAAGACCGGATCAAATCCAAGCGGTATTGAAGGCCTGATGAAATTAATGATCAAAAAATAG
- a CDS encoding UbiA-like polyprenyltransferase — protein sequence MFKKIGIFLQMIKFEHTVFALPFAFMGALLGSSVVTGGLPTWRDIGWILVAMFGARSAAMGLNRLIDRVSDAKNPRTSGRAIPAGLLKAGEVVIFVAISFLLLFWAASKLNPLSAKLLPIAVFLLVFYSFTKRFTWACHLILGLTIALAPLGGWVAVTGKVDMTAMVFYFTIVFWTAGFDVIYSCQDVDFDVKEGLYSIPVRFGVAGALRIAKVFHFLTGVGFISLLFMAHLSWWYIAGMIIAYIILFYEHNIVSPSDLSRLQTAFFTMNGVLSIVVFSFTLIDLVVQTYR from the coding sequence ATGTTTAAGAAAATCGGCATTTTTCTGCAAATGATCAAGTTCGAACATACAGTATTTGCCCTTCCCTTCGCATTTATGGGCGCGCTGCTCGGATCAAGCGTCGTAACCGGCGGGCTTCCGACATGGCGGGATATCGGGTGGATACTGGTGGCGATGTTCGGCGCGCGCAGTGCGGCGATGGGCCTTAACCGGCTGATCGACCGGGTGAGCGACGCCAAGAATCCCCGAACATCCGGAAGAGCTATCCCGGCAGGGCTGCTCAAAGCGGGTGAAGTGGTCATCTTTGTTGCTATTTCTTTCCTTTTGCTGTTCTGGGCCGCTTCGAAGCTGAACCCGCTCTCGGCCAAGCTGTTGCCGATCGCGGTCTTTTTGCTTGTCTTCTATTCCTTCACGAAACGCTTCACCTGGGCCTGTCACCTTATCCTCGGCTTGACCATAGCGCTTGCACCGCTCGGCGGCTGGGTCGCCGTAACCGGCAAGGTGGATATGACAGCCATGGTCTTCTATTTCACGATCGTCTTCTGGACGGCCGGATTTGACGTTATTTATTCCTGCCAGGACGTCGACTTCGACGTCAAGGAGGGCCTTTATTCCATCCCGGTCCGCTTCGGTGTGGCGGGGGCGCTTCGAATCGCGAAGGTGTTTCATTTCCTGACCGGCGTCGGATTTATTTCCCTGCTGTTCATGGCGCACTTAAGCTGGTGGTACATCGCAGGCATGATTATCGCTTATATCATTTTGTTCTATGAACACAACATCGTATCGCCGAGCGACCTGAGCCGCCTTCAAACTGCGTTCTTCACCATGAACGGCGTGCTGAGCATCGTGGTGTTCTCTTTTACCCTGATTGACTTGGTGGTGCAGACTTACAGATGA
- a CDS encoding demethylmenaquinone methyltransferase, which produces MNKTTTAGGNGTKPKEQYVHSVFEKIAGKYDIMNDILSFRRHKAWRRFAMDKMGVRCGDTSVDLCCGTCDWTISLAEKSGTGSVVGLDFSEGMLEVGRKKVNEHGLSDRVSLVQGNAMKLPFGNNSFDYATIGFGLRNVPDPVQVLREMQRVVKPGGMVVCLELSKPTVQPFKGIYYFYLTRLLPMMGKLFAKSYQQYKWLPESLALFPDRKALEQIFRDTGLQSVESYPLTGGIAALHIGIKENQDV; this is translated from the coding sequence ATGAACAAGACGACAACGGCCGGCGGAAACGGAACGAAGCCGAAGGAGCAGTACGTTCATTCCGTATTCGAGAAGATCGCCGGCAAATATGACATTATGAACGATATTCTCAGCTTCCGGCGACATAAAGCCTGGAGGCGGTTCGCCATGGACAAGATGGGCGTACGCTGCGGAGATACGTCCGTCGATCTGTGCTGCGGCACCTGCGACTGGACGATTTCGCTTGCAGAGAAGAGCGGCACCGGGAGCGTTGTGGGCCTCGATTTCAGTGAAGGCATGCTGGAAGTAGGCCGCAAGAAGGTGAACGAGCATGGACTTTCGGATCGGGTTTCACTCGTCCAGGGCAACGCCATGAAGCTTCCCTTCGGAAATAATTCCTTCGACTACGCGACGATCGGCTTCGGCCTGCGCAATGTTCCGGACCCTGTTCAGGTGCTCCGCGAAATGCAGCGGGTGGTGAAGCCCGGAGGCATGGTGGTCTGTCTGGAGCTGTCCAAGCCTACTGTGCAGCCGTTTAAAGGCATTTATTATTTCTATCTTACACGTCTGCTGCCTATGATGGGCAAATTGTTCGCCAAGAGTTATCAGCAGTACAAGTGGCTTCCCGAATCGCTCGCGCTGTTCCCTGACCGGAAGGCGCTGGAGCAAATCTTCCGCGATACGGGACTCCAGAGCGTGGAATCCTATCCCTTGACCGGAGGCATCGCAGCTTTACATATTGGGATCAAGGAGAATCAGGATGTTTAA
- a CDS encoding HU family DNA-binding protein → MNKSDLINQVTEATELPKKDVTKAVDAVFEAITEALQNGDKVQLVGFGNFEVRERSARKGRNPQTGEEIEIPSSKVPAFKPGKALKDGIK, encoded by the coding sequence ATGAATAAATCTGATTTGATCAACCAAGTGACGGAAGCAACCGAACTTCCCAAGAAGGATGTAACCAAAGCTGTGGACGCCGTATTCGAAGCAATTACGGAAGCTCTTCAGAACGGGGACAAAGTGCAGCTGGTCGGATTTGGAAACTTCGAAGTGCGCGAGCGTTCAGCACGCAAAGGCCGCAATCCGCAGACCGGTGAAGAAATCGAAATTCCTTCGAGCAAGGTTCCGGCATTCAAACCGGGCAAAGCGCTTAAAGACGGAATTAAATAA
- the mtrB gene encoding trp RNA-binding attenuation protein MtrB, with the protein MSESRNEGLPDPSDSDYIVIKAKENGVQVMGLTRGLDTRFHHTEKLDKGEVYIAQFTDHTSAMKIRGRAEIMTKHGQIESGI; encoded by the coding sequence ATGAGCGAAAGCAGAAATGAGGGACTGCCCGATCCGTCGGACAGTGATTATATCGTTATCAAGGCGAAGGAGAATGGCGTTCAGGTTATGGGGCTTACACGAGGGCTGGACACCCGATTTCATCACACGGAGAAGCTGGACAAAGGCGAAGTATATATCGCCCAGTTTACCGATCACACCTCGGCAATGAAGATCCGCGGCAGAGCCGAGATTATGACGAAGCACGGCCAAATCGAGAGCGGGATCTGA
- a CDS encoding menaquinone biosynthetic enzyme MqnA/MqnD family protein has translation MKNEEPAVIGKISYTNSWPVYHHFNPSALPFPATLVSEVPSRLNRGMAEGEIHVGALSSFAYAEASDRLLLLPDLSVSSDGPVRSIFLFSKGTLEEAASGTVAVTNTSATSVNLLKILLEKAVGGRPQYVAAEPDLEQMMKTADACLLIGDHAIRAGWSNSRYRVTDLGELWKSWTGCGMTFAVWAASRRAAEQEPERIQRINEAFAASKRKGLGDLEPIAMDAVAKIGGSEGYWYGYFRNLCYDFGERQQEGLNLYFRYAHELGLLPQQVKMEFWNDNLLTRVKK, from the coding sequence ATGAAGAACGAAGAACCTGCCGTTATTGGCAAAATCAGCTATACCAACTCCTGGCCGGTGTATCATCACTTTAATCCTTCGGCGCTTCCTTTCCCGGCTACGCTGGTGAGCGAAGTGCCTTCACGTCTCAACAGGGGGATGGCGGAGGGTGAAATCCATGTCGGGGCGCTCTCCTCCTTCGCCTATGCGGAAGCGAGCGACCGGCTGCTGCTGCTGCCGGACCTGTCCGTCAGCTCGGATGGGCCTGTTCGCTCGATCTTTCTCTTTTCAAAAGGAACGCTGGAGGAAGCTGCATCGGGCACGGTAGCCGTGACGAATACGTCCGCCACCTCGGTCAACCTGCTTAAGATCCTGCTTGAAAAGGCAGTGGGCGGAAGACCGCAGTATGTTGCCGCAGAGCCCGATCTGGAGCAAATGATGAAGACCGCGGACGCCTGCCTGCTGATCGGGGATCATGCCATTAGGGCCGGTTGGAGCAACTCCCGCTACCGGGTGACGGATCTCGGGGAGCTGTGGAAATCGTGGACGGGCTGCGGAATGACCTTCGCCGTGTGGGCGGCCAGCCGGCGGGCTGCGGAGCAAGAACCGGAACGAATCCAGCGCATAAATGAAGCTTTTGCCGCGAGCAAGCGAAAGGGACTTGGCGATCTGGAGCCCATCGCAATGGACGCTGTGGCGAAGATCGGGGGAAGCGAAGGCTACTGGTACGGTTATTTCCGCAATTTGTGTTATGATTTTGGGGAAAGGCAGCAGGAAGGACTGAATCTCTATTTCCGCTATGCCCATGAGCTGGGACTGCTGCCGCAGCAAGTGAAAATGGAGTTCTGGAACGACAATCTGCTGACACGGGTGAAGAAATGA